A region from the Actinoplanes sp. OR16 genome encodes:
- a CDS encoding type II secretion system protein has translation MEAPRMQDVIAKLRAKKGDEGFTLIELLVVVVIIGVLVAIAVPVYLNYRQGAADKSAQSDVRGAISAVEQFYTNNGNAYPTTAQTATATGTVTSLTLTKIGSGTDATITLSDKTQLAYVPNGTTAYLICANNTGGSGKWYVYDSSTGGSVKTASGTLSLTTCK, from the coding sequence ATGGAGGCACCCCGAATGCAGGACGTCATCGCCAAGCTCCGCGCCAAGAAGGGCGACGAAGGCTTCACCCTGATCGAGCTCCTCGTGGTCGTGGTCATCATCGGTGTCCTCGTCGCCATCGCGGTCCCGGTGTACCTGAACTACCGCCAGGGCGCCGCCGACAAGTCGGCCCAGTCCGACGTCCGCGGCGCGATCAGCGCGGTCGAGCAGTTCTACACGAACAACGGCAACGCGTACCCGACCACGGCGCAGACCGCGACCGCGACCGGCACCGTGACGTCGCTGACGCTGACGAAGATCGGCTCGGGCACCGACGCCACCATCACGCTCTCCGACAAGACCCAGCTCGCCTACGTCCCGAACGGCACCACCGCGTACCTGATCTGCGCCAACAACACCGGTGGCAGCGGCAAGTGGTACGTCTACGACAGCTCGACCGGCGGCTCGGTCAAGACCGCCAGCGGCACGCTGTCCCTGACCACCTGCAAGTGA
- a CDS encoding type II secretion system F family protein — translation MPATKTFNYNSIDAHGKKSKGTIEAPNEAAATHMLRSRGEVPIGLTLAGQGLQREVKIPGLGNRVKLKDLAVFARQFATMTSSGMSLLRSLAILEEQTSAAPLKKAIAEVRTDVAAGGGLSASMAKHDRVFPRLMIAMVRAGETGGMIDKALEQIAESLEKDTALRGKIKGALTYPAIVLGFTFIMIAGVLIFIVPIFEGMFKNLGGELPAPTQFLVTASRNMGWVGPLVLGLGFGGTFAYKRQIRASADFRLKVDQVKLRMPVFGPLLRKLAMSRFSRNLGLLLNVGVPVMQALSVVGETTGNEVINVAMKDVQATVRDGQPMSSALRNHKIFPEMVTQMIEVGEESGQISQMLDKVADFYDREVDEAAESLTAAIEPIMVVVMGTVVGSMVICLYLPMFTIGQNIQTS, via the coding sequence ATGCCGGCCACCAAGACCTTCAACTACAACTCGATCGACGCCCACGGCAAGAAGTCGAAGGGCACGATCGAGGCGCCCAACGAGGCCGCCGCCACCCACATGCTGCGCTCGCGCGGCGAGGTGCCGATCGGGCTGACCCTGGCCGGACAGGGCCTGCAGCGCGAGGTGAAGATCCCTGGCCTGGGCAACCGGGTCAAGCTCAAGGACCTCGCGGTGTTCGCCCGGCAGTTCGCGACGATGACCTCGTCCGGCATGTCGCTGCTGCGCTCGCTCGCGATCCTCGAGGAGCAGACCTCGGCGGCGCCGCTGAAGAAGGCGATCGCCGAGGTACGGACGGACGTGGCAGCGGGCGGCGGGCTCTCCGCGTCGATGGCCAAGCACGACCGGGTCTTCCCGCGCCTGATGATCGCCATGGTCCGGGCCGGCGAGACCGGCGGCATGATCGACAAGGCTCTCGAACAGATCGCCGAGAGCCTGGAGAAGGACACCGCGCTCCGCGGCAAGATCAAGGGCGCGCTGACCTACCCGGCGATCGTGCTGGGCTTCACGTTCATCATGATCGCCGGCGTTCTGATCTTCATCGTCCCGATCTTCGAGGGGATGTTCAAGAACCTCGGCGGCGAGCTGCCCGCGCCGACCCAGTTCCTCGTCACGGCGAGCCGCAACATGGGCTGGGTCGGCCCGCTGGTCCTCGGCCTGGGCTTCGGCGGCACCTTCGCCTACAAACGGCAGATCCGGGCCAGTGCCGACTTCCGGCTCAAGGTCGACCAGGTGAAGCTCCGCATGCCGGTCTTCGGGCCGCTGCTGCGCAAATTGGCGATGAGCCGGTTCTCCCGCAACCTCGGGCTCCTGCTCAATGTCGGCGTACCCGTCATGCAGGCGCTGTCGGTGGTCGGCGAGACGACCGGCAACGAGGTCATCAACGTCGCCATGAAGGACGTGCAGGCCACCGTACGCGACGGCCAGCCGATGTCCTCGGCGCTCCGCAATCACAAGATCTTCCCCGAGATGGTCACTCAGATGATCGAAGTCGGCGAAGAAAGCGGTCAGATCAGTCAGATGCTCGACAAGGTTGCCGATTTCTACGACCGAGAGGTCGACGAGGCAGCCGAATCCCTGACCGCGGCGATCGAACCGATCATGGTGGTCGTCATGGGCACCGTGGTCGGCAGCATGGTCATCTGCCTCTACCTGCCGATGTTCACCATCGGCCAGAACATTCAGACGAGCTGA
- a CDS encoding type IV pilus twitching motility protein PilT, protein MDTIEQVRQPESAAASDDLDVLDQLLVTLVESRGSDLHLTVGSPPMMRVDGSLRPVPGYGKLNAADTELLARAAVSPAQWEIFLREQEMDFAHSIVGVSRFRGNLYRQRTSCGAVFRAIPHKIKPLDELGMPESVARFAHLPRGLVLVTGPTGSGKTTTLASLLDLANRSRADHIITIEDPIEFLHPHKRSVVNQREVGADTENFASALKHALRQDPDIILVGELRDLETTATALTAAETGHLVLATLHTQSATQTIDRVIDIFPPHQQLQIRAQLAASLQGVITQALASKADGKGRVVIAEILTATPAIRSLIREGKSHQIPSFMQAGASEGMLAFDQHLAEKVREGVISMQTALELSHSSDELKRLVGRS, encoded by the coding sequence ATGGACACGATCGAGCAGGTTCGGCAGCCGGAGTCGGCAGCCGCCTCCGACGATCTGGACGTGCTCGACCAGTTGCTCGTCACTCTGGTGGAGTCGCGGGGCTCCGACCTGCACCTCACGGTCGGCTCGCCGCCGATGATGCGGGTCGACGGCTCGCTGCGGCCGGTCCCCGGGTACGGCAAACTGAACGCCGCCGACACCGAACTGCTGGCCCGCGCCGCGGTGAGCCCGGCGCAGTGGGAGATCTTCCTGCGCGAGCAGGAGATGGACTTCGCGCACAGCATCGTCGGCGTCTCCCGTTTCCGCGGCAACCTCTACCGGCAGCGGACGTCGTGCGGCGCCGTCTTCCGGGCCATCCCCCACAAGATCAAGCCGCTGGACGAGCTGGGCATGCCGGAGTCGGTGGCCCGTTTCGCCCACCTGCCCCGCGGCCTGGTCCTGGTCACCGGCCCGACCGGTTCCGGCAAGACCACCACCCTGGCCTCCCTTCTCGACCTGGCGAACCGCTCCCGGGCGGACCACATCATCACGATCGAGGACCCGATCGAGTTCCTGCACCCGCACAAGCGCAGCGTGGTCAACCAGCGTGAGGTGGGCGCGGACACCGAGAACTTCGCGAGCGCCCTCAAGCACGCGCTGCGGCAGGACCCGGACATCATCCTCGTCGGCGAGCTGCGCGACCTGGAGACGACGGCGACCGCGCTGACCGCCGCGGAGACCGGTCACCTGGTGCTGGCGACGCTGCACACGCAGAGCGCCACCCAGACCATCGACCGCGTCATCGACATCTTCCCCCCGCACCAGCAGCTCCAGATCCGCGCCCAGCTGGCCGCCAGCCTCCAGGGCGTGATCACCCAGGCTCTCGCGTCCAAGGCCGACGGAAAGGGGCGCGTCGTGATCGCTGAGATCCTCACCGCGACCCCGGCCATCCGCAGCCTGATCCGCGAGGGGAAGTCGCACCAGATCCCGTCGTTCATGCAGGCCGGCGCCAGCGAGGGCATGCTCGCCTTCGACCAGCACCTGGCCGAGAAGGTACGGGAGGGCGTGATCAGCATGCAGACCGCGCTCGAACTCAGCCACTCATCGGACGAGCTCAAACGGCTCGTGGGACGGTCGTGA
- a CDS encoding GspE/PulE family protein gives MDQTFRPLLDALKQIGVDPHAVDAAAEEAHRSGRPVRAVLINDQVVTEEQLTQAAAAAFGINTLDLVGFTPDPVALKRIPLPVVLRHRVLGLAINDGELVVGVTDPADVVALDDVRAATGMTIRPVVVARSEVRRIIERLQREGADLADLADDAEESAEMAAQATSTEDAPIVRYVNSLIEQAVMNRASDLHLEPTEDDMRVRYRIDGVLHELDIVPRGVMAALTSRIKIMSGVDITEKRVPQNGRITSLIRGRPVDLRAATLPTVWGEKIVLRVLDTGGIDLDLAKLGFTQHNLDRFSESFSKPHGMVLVTGPTGSGKSTTLYATLGKISRPEVNVITVEDPVEYRLRGVNQVQVNAKAGLTFAAVLPAILRTDPDVVLIGEIRDGNTAQIAVEAALTGHLLLSTLHTNDAPGAVTRLTEMGIEPFLVGSSLDCVLAQRLARRICDWCKEAYAPTEEEVLAARWPLDDLAYPQVLYRPVGCRNCANTGYKGRIALHEVMPVSPEIESLTIRRASAGEIREVALAQGMYDLRADGLAKAAGGLTSLREVSRVAV, from the coding sequence ATGGATCAAACGTTCCGCCCGCTGCTCGATGCCCTCAAGCAGATCGGCGTCGACCCGCACGCGGTCGACGCCGCCGCTGAGGAGGCTCACCGCAGCGGACGGCCGGTCCGGGCAGTCCTGATCAACGACCAGGTCGTCACCGAGGAGCAGCTCACCCAGGCGGCCGCCGCGGCGTTCGGCATCAACACCCTCGACCTGGTCGGTTTCACGCCGGACCCGGTCGCGCTCAAGCGCATCCCGCTGCCGGTGGTCCTGCGGCACCGGGTCCTCGGCCTGGCGATCAACGACGGCGAGCTGGTCGTCGGCGTGACCGACCCGGCCGACGTGGTGGCGCTCGACGACGTCCGGGCCGCGACCGGCATGACGATCCGGCCCGTCGTGGTGGCCCGCAGCGAGGTCCGCCGGATCATCGAGCGCCTCCAGCGGGAGGGCGCCGACCTGGCCGACCTCGCCGACGACGCCGAGGAATCGGCCGAGATGGCCGCGCAGGCCACCAGCACCGAGGACGCGCCGATCGTCCGGTACGTGAACAGCCTGATCGAGCAGGCCGTCATGAACCGCGCCTCCGACCTGCACCTGGAGCCGACCGAGGACGACATGAGGGTGCGGTACCGGATCGACGGCGTGCTGCACGAGCTGGACATCGTGCCGCGCGGCGTGATGGCCGCCCTGACCTCGCGCATCAAGATCATGTCGGGCGTCGACATCACCGAGAAGCGGGTGCCGCAGAACGGCCGCATCACGTCGCTGATCCGGGGCCGGCCGGTCGACCTGCGTGCCGCGACACTCCCCACGGTCTGGGGCGAGAAGATCGTGCTCCGTGTCCTGGACACCGGCGGCATCGACCTCGACCTGGCGAAACTCGGCTTCACCCAGCACAACCTGGACCGCTTCAGCGAGTCGTTCAGCAAGCCGCACGGGATGGTGCTGGTCACCGGGCCGACCGGTTCCGGCAAGTCCACCACGCTCTACGCGACCCTCGGCAAGATCAGCCGGCCGGAGGTCAACGTGATCACGGTCGAGGACCCGGTCGAGTACCGGCTGCGCGGCGTCAATCAGGTGCAGGTCAACGCGAAGGCCGGGCTGACGTTCGCGGCGGTGCTGCCGGCGATCCTGCGTACCGACCCGGACGTCGTGCTGATCGGTGAGATCCGGGACGGCAACACCGCCCAGATCGCCGTGGAGGCCGCGCTCACCGGCCACCTGCTGCTCTCCACCCTGCACACCAACGACGCCCCGGGCGCTGTCACCCGGCTCACCGAGATGGGCATCGAGCCCTTCCTGGTCGGCTCGTCGCTCGACTGCGTGCTGGCCCAGCGTCTCGCCCGGCGCATCTGCGACTGGTGCAAGGAGGCCTACGCGCCGACCGAGGAGGAGGTGCTGGCCGCCCGCTGGCCCCTCGACGATCTGGCCTATCCGCAGGTGCTGTACCGGCCGGTGGGCTGCCGGAACTGCGCGAACACCGGGTACAAGGGCCGGATCGCGCTGCACGAGGTGATGCCGGTCAGCCCGGAGATCGAGTCGCTGACCATCCGACGCGCCTCGGCCGGTGAGATCCGCGAGGTCGCGCTGGCCCAGGGCATGTACGACCTGCGCGCCGACGGCCTGGCCAAGGCTGCCGGGGGCCTGACGTCACTGCGGGAGGTGTCCCGAGTCGCCGTTTGA
- a CDS encoding GlxA family transcriptional regulator, whose product MRKNRAMVAPSRHTIGVLLCDGVVPFDLGTVTQVFGTARDAGGKHLYDVVVCGSGPVLTEAGFTITPAFGLDELARADTVVVPGVHGGGPVTDGTLPSDVRATLLAAAARGVRIVSICTAASVLAAAGLLDGRPAATHWAWAKRIGGLYPQVRWDFDVLFVDDGDVLTSAGVGAGIDLCLHIVRSDHGADVANRVARRCVVPPWRDGGQAQFIERPVPAVAGNGTESTRAWVLERLADPVSLEEMAAHARMSVRTFTRHFRDETGLSPRQWLLRQRVEHARILLESTDLAVEVVARRAGLGSGTALRQHLHAAIGVAPSAYRRTFRHTG is encoded by the coding sequence ATGCGCAAGAATCGAGCCATGGTCGCTCCTTCCAGGCACACCATCGGCGTCCTCCTCTGCGACGGCGTCGTCCCGTTCGACCTCGGCACCGTCACGCAGGTCTTCGGCACCGCACGGGACGCCGGCGGGAAGCACCTCTACGACGTCGTGGTCTGCGGGTCCGGTCCGGTGCTCACCGAGGCGGGTTTCACGATCACGCCCGCCTTCGGTCTCGACGAGCTGGCCCGCGCCGACACGGTGGTGGTCCCCGGCGTGCACGGCGGTGGTCCGGTGACCGACGGGACACTTCCTTCTGACGTACGGGCAACGCTCCTGGCAGCGGCCGCCCGCGGCGTGAGGATCGTCTCGATCTGCACGGCAGCGTCGGTCCTGGCCGCCGCCGGGCTCCTGGACGGCCGGCCGGCGGCGACCCACTGGGCCTGGGCGAAGCGGATCGGCGGCCTCTACCCGCAGGTCCGGTGGGACTTCGACGTGCTCTTCGTCGACGACGGCGACGTGCTGACGTCGGCCGGTGTCGGCGCCGGCATCGACCTCTGCCTGCACATCGTGCGCAGCGACCACGGCGCCGACGTGGCGAACCGGGTGGCTCGCCGCTGCGTGGTGCCGCCGTGGCGGGACGGCGGCCAGGCCCAGTTCATCGAACGCCCGGTGCCGGCCGTCGCCGGTAACGGCACCGAATCCACCCGGGCCTGGGTGCTGGAACGGCTGGCCGATCCGGTGAGTCTGGAGGAGATGGCCGCGCACGCGCGGATGAGCGTGCGGACGTTCACCAGGCACTTCCGGGACGAGACGGGCCTGAGCCCACGGCAGTGGCTGCTGCGGCAGCGGGTGGAGCACGCCCGCATCCTGCTCGAGTCGACCGATCTGGCGGTGGAGGTGGTGGCCCGCCGGGCCGGGCTGGGCAGCGGCACCGCATTGAGGCAGCATCTGCACGCCGCGATCGGAGTGGCGCCTTCCGCCTATCGCCGGACGTTCCGGCACACCGGGTGA
- a CDS encoding MFS transporter gives MRRIHPAWAVAAVTFIALIGAAGFRATPSVLLQPLHDEFGWSLGTISAAVSVNLLLYGLTAPFAAALMDKFGIRRVAMAALFLVSLGSFLTLWMTQSWQLILCWGVLVGLGTGSLALGFVATITGRWFVKHRGLVTGVLTAGGATGNLIFLPALSRIAESDGWRTAALTVSVAALLVVPLIFWRLRDFPADLGVTAYGGIGASRIDQPRGAARTALRGLRDAARTRAFWLLAGGFAICGATTNGLVGTHFIPAAHDHGMPQTTAAGLLALVGVFDIAGTIASGWLTDRVDSRILLGGYYFLRGLSLLVLPSILAATAHPSMLVFILFYGLDWVATVPPTVTLCREYFGAAGPIVFGWVFASHQFGAAIAATTAGVVRDQLGEYTAAWYGAGALAILASVLSLMLFAGTRIKTITPELGLIRG, from the coding sequence GTGAGACGAATCCACCCCGCCTGGGCCGTCGCAGCGGTGACCTTCATCGCGCTGATCGGCGCCGCGGGCTTCCGCGCCACTCCGTCCGTCCTGCTGCAGCCACTCCACGACGAGTTCGGCTGGTCGCTCGGCACCATCTCGGCCGCCGTCTCGGTGAACCTGCTGCTCTACGGCCTGACCGCGCCGTTCGCCGCGGCGCTCATGGACAAGTTCGGCATCCGCCGGGTGGCGATGGCCGCCCTCTTCCTCGTCTCGCTGGGCTCGTTCCTCACCCTCTGGATGACGCAGAGCTGGCAGCTCATCCTCTGCTGGGGTGTCCTGGTCGGGCTCGGCACCGGCTCGCTCGCCCTCGGATTCGTCGCGACGATCACCGGCCGGTGGTTCGTGAAGCACCGCGGGCTGGTCACCGGCGTGCTCACGGCGGGCGGCGCCACCGGAAACCTGATCTTCCTGCCGGCCCTCTCCCGGATCGCCGAGTCGGACGGCTGGCGGACGGCGGCGCTGACCGTCTCGGTGGCGGCGCTGCTCGTCGTACCCCTGATCTTCTGGCGGTTGAGGGATTTCCCGGCGGACCTGGGGGTGACCGCCTACGGAGGCATCGGCGCCTCCAGGATCGACCAACCACGTGGTGCGGCCCGCACCGCTCTACGCGGACTGCGCGACGCCGCCAGGACCCGCGCCTTCTGGCTGCTGGCCGGCGGTTTCGCGATCTGCGGCGCCACCACGAACGGCCTGGTCGGCACGCACTTCATCCCGGCCGCTCACGATCACGGGATGCCGCAGACCACGGCGGCCGGGCTGCTCGCGCTGGTCGGCGTCTTCGACATCGCCGGGACGATCGCGTCCGGCTGGCTGACCGACCGGGTGGACAGCCGGATCCTGCTCGGCGGCTACTACTTCCTGCGCGGCCTGTCGCTCCTGGTGCTGCCGTCGATCCTGGCCGCCACCGCACACCCGAGCATGCTGGTGTTCATCCTCTTCTACGGCCTGGACTGGGTGGCCACCGTGCCGCCGACGGTCACGCTCTGCCGGGAATACTTCGGCGCGGCCGGTCCGATCGTCTTCGGCTGGGTCTTCGCCTCGCACCAGTTCGGCGCGGCGATCGCGGCCACCACCGCGGGTGTGGTCCGCGACCAGCTCGGTGAGTACACGGCCGCCTGGTACGGCGCCGGCGCCCTGGCGATCCTGGCCTCCGTGCTGAGCCTCATGCTCTTCGCCGGCACCAGGATCAAGACGATCACGCCGGAGCTGGGCCTGATCAGGGGATGA
- a CDS encoding STAS domain-containing protein, which translates to MTDEIVTSLDVADGTATVSLTGEIDILTVEQVRVVLGEAVASRPQRIVVDMAGVAFIDSTGLGALISAFQRARDAGIRFGLTRPGDNVRQILVLSGLLEVVELIP; encoded by the coding sequence GTGACCGATGAGATCGTGACGAGCCTGGATGTGGCCGACGGCACCGCCACGGTGTCGCTGACCGGCGAGATCGACATCCTGACCGTGGAACAGGTGCGGGTCGTGCTGGGGGAGGCGGTCGCCAGTCGTCCGCAGCGGATCGTGGTCGACATGGCCGGGGTGGCGTTCATCGACTCGACCGGTCTGGGCGCGCTGATCTCCGCCTTCCAGCGGGCCCGGGACGCGGGGATCCGTTTCGGTCTCACCCGGCCGGGTGACAACGTCCGACAGATCCTGGTCCTCAGTGGCCTGCTCGAGGTCGTCGAGCTCATCCCCTGA
- the fxsT gene encoding FxSxx-COOH system tetratricopeptide repeat protein yields the protein MPIRGGLPPRNPRFVGREELLTRVRGLLGNGPVVLLPSPEHQLGGTGRTQLAVEYAYRHAESYDLVWWIPAEQNAGMRAALAGLAQQLGVPEARDLNRTLGAVRDALSRGEPYRNWLVVFENANRPEDIMPYLPSGAGHVLVTSRNPRWTAEVAQAMPVPVFDRTDSVDLLRARAPELSAADADQLASRLDDVPMALDLAAAVREASGWPPAEYLRRYDERAAELAFPTPIRVSWGLAAEALGENAPADRVLLELCTFLASAPISWRLLWAARTLPLDAELARTVRVERRLRAAMRRIGRFGLAELDPAGESLTVHPLVRGMFGQELSSERHAALLRTVRGMLAAADPGDPDNPAGWYRYAELAPHLIHSDLLGGDAEEVRQLVINCIRFHFARGDYDSSRDLASSAVARWRDALGESAEQTLLAAFHLANALRAVGRTSDARNLNLQTLRTQREVFGGDDEATLATANSVGGDLRMQGHFGQARQLDADNLVRYRRLFGESFPTALRCANNLAADLRLLGDFRGARSLDETTLRHRQAIFVDGHPETLSSRTGLAFDLYGLGDYAGAAALLADGPPGRVPADHPFALWAGRFAAMAARRRGEPEARELAAANFAACRQKFGDLNVDTLAAAVSLAHCARADGDLAGAHELLERAVIRYHAVLGDEHPFTLAASAGLAAVVRAAGRYAEARTIDQEVLGGLRRSVGADHPFTLSCANGFAADLAAAGEAQPARELAADTLRRSRAVRGPDHPDTVACAWNLALGDGDEAAQQQALDELAKAFGDGHPLFRRTAAGERLETDIDLPPL from the coding sequence GTGCCGATCCGTGGCGGCCTGCCGCCGCGCAACCCCCGCTTCGTGGGCCGTGAGGAGCTGCTGACCCGGGTGCGTGGCCTGCTCGGCAACGGTCCGGTGGTGCTGCTGCCGAGCCCTGAGCACCAACTCGGCGGTACCGGACGTACCCAGCTGGCCGTGGAGTATGCCTATCGGCACGCCGAGAGCTACGACCTGGTCTGGTGGATCCCGGCCGAGCAGAACGCCGGGATGCGCGCCGCCCTCGCCGGTCTCGCGCAGCAGCTCGGCGTCCCCGAGGCGCGCGATCTCAACCGGACACTGGGCGCGGTCCGCGATGCCCTGAGCCGGGGCGAGCCCTACCGGAACTGGCTGGTCGTCTTCGAGAACGCCAACCGGCCCGAGGACATCATGCCGTACCTGCCGAGCGGGGCCGGGCACGTGCTGGTGACCAGCCGCAATCCCCGGTGGACGGCCGAGGTGGCGCAGGCCATGCCGGTCCCGGTCTTCGACCGGACGGACAGTGTGGACCTGCTGCGGGCCCGGGCGCCGGAGCTGTCCGCAGCCGACGCCGACCAGCTCGCGTCCCGGCTGGACGACGTGCCGATGGCGCTCGACCTGGCCGCCGCGGTGCGCGAGGCGTCCGGCTGGCCGCCGGCCGAATACCTGCGGCGGTACGACGAACGCGCCGCGGAGCTAGCGTTCCCGACGCCCATCAGGGTGTCCTGGGGCCTGGCCGCCGAGGCGCTCGGCGAGAACGCGCCGGCCGACCGGGTCCTGCTCGAACTCTGCACCTTCCTGGCCAGCGCCCCGATCTCGTGGCGGCTGCTCTGGGCGGCCCGCACCCTGCCGCTCGACGCCGAGCTGGCCCGCACCGTCCGGGTGGAACGCCGGCTGCGCGCCGCGATGCGCCGGATCGGGCGGTTCGGCCTGGCCGAGCTGGACCCGGCCGGCGAGAGCCTCACCGTGCACCCGCTGGTCCGCGGCATGTTCGGCCAGGAGCTCAGCTCGGAACGGCACGCGGCCCTGCTGCGTACGGTCCGCGGGATGCTGGCCGCCGCCGACCCGGGCGACCCGGACAACCCCGCCGGGTGGTACCGGTACGCCGAGCTGGCCCCGCACCTGATCCACTCCGATCTGCTCGGCGGCGACGCCGAGGAGGTCCGGCAGCTCGTCATCAACTGCATCCGGTTCCACTTCGCCCGGGGCGACTACGACTCCAGCCGCGACCTGGCGTCCTCGGCGGTGGCCCGCTGGCGTGACGCCCTCGGCGAGTCGGCCGAGCAGACGCTGCTGGCGGCGTTCCACCTGGCGAACGCGTTGCGTGCGGTCGGCCGTACCTCGGATGCCCGGAACCTGAATCTGCAGACGCTGCGCACCCAGCGGGAGGTCTTCGGCGGCGACGACGAGGCGACGCTGGCCACCGCGAACAGTGTCGGCGGCGACCTGCGGATGCAGGGCCACTTCGGTCAGGCACGGCAGCTCGACGCGGACAACCTGGTGCGGTACAGGCGGCTCTTCGGCGAGAGTTTCCCGACCGCGCTGCGCTGCGCCAACAACCTCGCCGCCGACCTGCGGCTGCTCGGCGACTTCCGGGGCGCCCGGTCGCTCGACGAGACCACCCTGCGGCACCGCCAGGCGATCTTCGTGGACGGTCACCCGGAGACGCTGTCGTCCCGGACCGGTCTCGCCTTCGACCTGTACGGGCTGGGCGACTACGCCGGGGCCGCCGCGCTGCTCGCCGACGGGCCGCCCGGCCGGGTCCCGGCCGATCACCCTTTCGCGCTCTGGGCCGGCCGGTTCGCCGCGATGGCCGCCCGCCGCCGGGGCGAGCCGGAGGCCCGGGAACTGGCCGCCGCGAACTTCGCCGCCTGCCGGCAGAAGTTCGGTGACCTGAACGTCGACACGCTCGCCGCCGCCGTCTCGCTGGCCCACTGCGCCCGTGCCGACGGCGACCTGGCCGGCGCCCACGAGCTGCTGGAACGCGCGGTGATCCGATACCACGCGGTGCTCGGCGACGAGCATCCGTTCACCCTCGCCGCGTCGGCCGGCCTGGCCGCCGTGGTGCGGGCGGCCGGCCGGTACGCCGAAGCCCGGACCATCGACCAGGAAGTGCTCGGCGGCCTGCGTCGCAGTGTCGGCGCCGACCATCCGTTCACCCTGAGCTGCGCGAACGGTTTCGCGGCCGATCTCGCCGCGGCGGGGGAGGCGCAGCCGGCCCGGGAGTTGGCAGCCGACACGCTGCGCCGGTCCCGGGCGGTCCGCGGTCCGGATCATCCGGACACCGTGGCCTGCGCGTGGAACCTCGCGCTCGGCGACGGCGACGAAGCCGCGCAGCAGCAGGCCCTCGACGAGCTGGCGAAGGCGTTCGGCGACGGCCATCCGCTGTTCCGGAGGACCGCCGCCGGCGAACGCCTGGAGACGGACATCGATCTGCCGCCGCTGTGA